The Deinococcus aquaticus genomic interval CGCCAGGGGAGTAGGAGGTGGGCTGTGGGGGTGACCCTGCGGCCCGCTTTCTGTTGCAGGGTGTCGTGACCCCTCACCCGGCCCTTCGGGGCGCCCTCTCCCCAGGGGAGAGGGTCGGGGGCTGTGGCTCCTGCTGTCGGCTCGTCACAATCGCTTAACGTCAAACGAATTAGAGTGTGGGCATGACCACCACGCCTCTCACCCCGCACGGCCTGCACCACGTCACCGCCGTCACCGCCGACGCCCGCGCCAACCTCCAGTTCTACACCGGCGTCCTCGGCATGAGGCTCGTCAAGAAAACCGTCAACCAGGACGACGTCACCGCCTACCACCTCTTCTTCGCAGACAGCGTCGGCACCCCCGGCAGCGACCTCACCTTCTTCCAGTGGCCCGTCCCACCCGAACAACCCGGCAACAACAGCGTCACCCGCACCAGCCTCCGCATCCCCGACGGCACCCTCGACTGGTGGCACGCGCACCTCAGCGCCCACGGCCTGACCGTCACGCCCGTCACCCGCCACGGCCGCCCCCACCTGGACTTCAGTGACCCCGAAGGCCAGCGCCTCAGCCTCGTGGAAGGCGGCCCGCACGGCACCCCCTGGGAAGGCAGCAGCGTCCCCACCGACAAACAGATTCACGGCCTTGGCCCCAGCGAACTGACCCTCCCGAACCTGTTCCCCACCACCCGCGTCCTCGAACGCGCCTACCACATGACCCCCGCTGGCACGTACCCAGACCCCGAACAACCCGAGCGCACCATCCACGTCTACGCCATGCACGACGGCGGCCCGCACGCCGAACTGCACCTGCGCATCGACCCCACCATGCCCCCCGCCCGTCCCGGCGCCGGCGGCGTACACCACATCGCCCTGCGCGTCCAGGACGACCAGTACCACGACTGGAACACCCACCTGACCGCCCTGGGCCTGCGCACCAGCGGCGAAGTGGACCGCCACTGGTTCCACAGCATCTACTACCGCGAACCGCAGGGCATCCTGATCGAACTCGCCACCGACGGCCCCGGCTTCACCGTCGACGAACACCCCGACCACCTGGGCGAAACCCTGATCCTCGCCCCGTTCCTCGAACCCCGCCGCGCCCAGATCGAAGCGGGCCTCACCCCCCTCACCTGAACCCACAACACTGAACCCACAACGAAGCCGCCCCCACCGTCAATTGGTGGGGGCGGCTTCGCGTGCCGTCAGAGTTACTGGCAGTCCACCACAGGGAACGCCTGCGCCGACTCCTTGATATTGCTGTACTGCCCGTTCTGATCCACGCCCTGCACCCGCACGAACGTGTTCCCCTTCACCCGCACGATCACCGGATTCACCACAATCGCCTGAGCCGACAGCTTGTTCTGAGTCAGCACCCGCAGAGGAGCCGTATTCGGCGTCAGGGTACTCGTCGCCCGGCCCGAACCGCTGTAATCCACCTGCCCGTAACTGTAGAACTCCTGATCCTCGGTCGTGCCCGTACTCAGGCCCTTAAACTGCACGTACAGCTTGCTCAGGCCGCCCTGCCACGTCAGGTCCACGTACATTTCCGTGTTCAGGTTGTCGCAGATCACGTACGACCCCGCCGCCACGGTATTCCCGTTCTGATCCGTGAACGCCGTCGTCGTCCGGTACTGCGTGCTGTACGCGAAATCCTTCAGACTCAACGAGTTCGACGC includes:
- a CDS encoding ring-cleaving dioxygenase produces the protein MTTTPLTPHGLHHVTAVTADARANLQFYTGVLGMRLVKKTVNQDDVTAYHLFFADSVGTPGSDLTFFQWPVPPEQPGNNSVTRTSLRIPDGTLDWWHAHLSAHGLTVTPVTRHGRPHLDFSDPEGQRLSLVEGGPHGTPWEGSSVPTDKQIHGLGPSELTLPNLFPTTRVLERAYHMTPAGTYPDPEQPERTIHVYAMHDGGPHAELHLRIDPTMPPARPGAGGVHHIALRVQDDQYHDWNTHLTALGLRTSGEVDRHWFHSIYYREPQGILIELATDGPGFTVDEHPDHLGETLILAPFLEPRRAQIEAGLTPLT